The following proteins come from a genomic window of Rubinisphaera margarita:
- a CDS encoding OmpH family outer membrane protein: protein MLRLLVVLSLLAPLSLLVGCGGSSNNSTVAIVNLDTVLKLTGADLEIATAIQEREKQIMAGLTKFQQDLEKQYEEKQQEIGESPTDEQKRELQALLNRLNSQNQQARQQASQNISTFQQDLYERFQEQAGPVSLEVAKEQGYSIVIGQNPSILAFDTSVDITDLVVERMKAMKTEGGSAAPGGEAPATPGLPPNGGDATPIAPPGAPVTPPATPITPPASLTPSTPAATSTPATTSAPAPETTSAPPKTSTETALPAGTSDSTPDPVGTNE, encoded by the coding sequence ATGCTGCGGCTCTTAGTCGTCCTTTCTCTGCTTGCCCCGCTGTCTCTTCTGGTCGGCTGTGGCGGCTCCTCCAACAACAGCACCGTCGCGATCGTCAATCTGGATACCGTCCTCAAGCTCACGGGAGCCGACCTGGAAATCGCAACCGCGATTCAGGAACGAGAGAAACAGATCATGGCCGGCCTGACGAAGTTCCAGCAGGACCTGGAGAAGCAGTACGAAGAAAAACAGCAGGAAATCGGCGAGTCGCCCACCGACGAACAGAAACGCGAACTGCAGGCTCTGCTTAATCGCCTGAATTCGCAGAATCAGCAGGCCCGGCAACAGGCCAGCCAGAACATCAGCACGTTCCAGCAGGATCTTTACGAACGATTCCAGGAACAGGCCGGACCGGTTTCTCTCGAAGTCGCCAAAGAACAGGGCTACTCCATCGTGATCGGCCAGAACCCCAGCATCCTTGCTTTCGACACGTCGGTCGACATCACCGATCTGGTCGTTGAACGCATGAAGGCAATGAAGACCGAAGGCGGATCTGCTGCTCCGGGCGGGGAAGCTCCCGCAACGCCGGGTCTGCCACCGAACGGCGGCGACGCGACTCCGATTGCTCCACCAGGCGCCCCGGTGACGCCTCCAGCGACGCCCATTACCCCACCGGCCTCATTGACACCATCGACTCCCGCAGCGACTTCCACGCCAGCGACAACTTCGGCTCCGGCACCGGAAACAACATCGGCCCCGCCGAAAACCTCCACTGAGACCGCGCTGCCAGCCGGAACGAGTGATTCAACCCCTGATCCTGTCGGCACGAACGAGTAA
- a CDS encoding FHA domain-containing protein, with protein MSLSLNSPAVASERIACYAAEPLETSLRMKTATRPPARITSVSLTILTGTLRGQTITATGPRFLIGSGLQCQLQITSPGIATVHAALLLDGYTVRVRDMGCLGGTKVNGEMIANDRWLEPDDHVELGHTLIKIGYAK; from the coding sequence ATGAGTCTCAGTCTCAATTCGCCAGCCGTCGCCAGCGAACGAATCGCCTGTTACGCGGCCGAGCCGCTGGAAACGAGTTTACGAATGAAGACAGCAACCAGGCCCCCCGCTCGAATCACTTCGGTTTCCCTGACCATCCTGACGGGAACGCTCCGCGGCCAGACAATCACGGCAACGGGCCCGCGTTTTCTCATCGGATCGGGTTTGCAATGTCAGCTCCAGATCACGAGCCCCGGCATCGCTACCGTCCATGCGGCTCTGCTGCTCGACGGTTACACCGTTCGAGTCCGGGATATGGGCTGCCTGGGAGGAACAAAAGTGAATGGCGAGATGATCGCCAATGATCGCTGGCTGGAGCCGGACGATCACGTTGAGCTCGGCCACACGCTGATCAAAATCGGCTACGCCAAATAA
- a CDS encoding carboxypeptidase-like regulatory domain-containing protein has protein sequence MKRSFGLIALFVSLAGCGSDAPPLPELGLVKGTVTLDGKPVPNASIIFTPMDPGLRSFGRTDESGQYELTYQQGHKGASVGPHTVRIRTGGEVADADGNIISESPEIIPERYHGQMALSKKVEPGENPINFELTSK, from the coding sequence ATGAAGCGCTCCTTCGGATTGATTGCCCTGTTTGTAAGCCTGGCCGGTTGCGGTTCCGATGCACCGCCGCTGCCTGAACTTGGACTGGTCAAAGGCACGGTGACACTGGACGGCAAGCCGGTGCCGAATGCTTCGATTATTTTCACTCCCATGGATCCCGGCCTGCGTTCGTTCGGTCGGACCGATGAGAGCGGCCAGTACGAACTGACCTATCAGCAGGGGCATAAAGGAGCTTCCGTTGGTCCGCACACGGTTCGAATTCGAACGGGCGGGGAGGTCGCCGATGCCGACGGGAATATCATTTCTGAGAGCCCGGAGATTATCCCGGAACGATACCACGGCCAGATGGCCCTCTCGAAGAAGGTCGAACCGGGCGAGAACCCGATCAACTTTGAGCTGACCTCGAAGTAA
- a CDS encoding DUF1559 domain-containing protein encodes MSRYSNPSKRSAFTLIELLVVIAIIAILVALLLPAVQQAREAARRSSCKNNLKQIGLAIHNYHDTHSAFPPGFVHEYGSTSGNDGTGDDAARQGNWAWGAFILPYMEQPGLYDALNIGPSTCAESMGDPARYDLMTQPVNTYLCPSDPNGGLCRASFRDDAGNNMSPNPALSNYVAVNHHQNTRRANTGLFGMNSRTRFRDITDGTSSTLAIGERADRLRNGVRGFDASAGQQINGTLNSDAACLFCTRGTRENSSFGIRDVFGSGATSINGPPSVDVGFVHSLSARGFSSSHDGGAQFVLADGSVRFLSENLDQNTYLNLLQMQDNNTIGEF; translated from the coding sequence ATGTCCCGGTACAGCAACCCTTCGAAACGTTCGGCGTTTACTCTTATTGAATTGCTGGTGGTGATCGCGATCATCGCCATTCTTGTTGCTCTGCTGCTGCCAGCCGTGCAGCAGGCGCGGGAGGCGGCCCGACGATCGAGCTGCAAGAACAACCTCAAGCAGATTGGCCTCGCGATCCACAATTACCACGATACTCACAGTGCATTTCCCCCGGGTTTTGTTCATGAGTACGGCAGCACGTCGGGCAACGACGGCACGGGCGACGATGCTGCCCGGCAGGGAAACTGGGCCTGGGGCGCATTCATTCTCCCGTACATGGAACAGCCGGGGCTTTACGATGCCCTGAATATCGGGCCGAGCACATGTGCCGAATCGATGGGAGACCCTGCGCGATACGATTTGATGACTCAGCCGGTTAACACCTATCTGTGTCCTTCGGATCCCAACGGCGGTCTCTGCCGCGCTTCGTTCCGGGATGACGCCGGCAATAACATGTCGCCGAATCCCGCGCTCTCCAACTATGTCGCCGTGAATCATCATCAGAATACGCGGCGGGCGAATACGGGGCTGTTCGGCATGAACAGCCGAACCCGGTTCCGCGATATCACCGACGGAACGAGTTCAACGCTCGCCATTGGAGAACGAGCCGACCGGCTCCGCAACGGTGTTCGCGGCTTCGATGCCTCGGCCGGTCAGCAGATTAACGGCACACTCAATTCCGATGCCGCCTGTCTCTTCTGTACGCGGGGCACGCGGGAGAACAGCAGTTTCGGAATTCGTGACGTATTCGGTTCGGGCGCGACGTCCATCAATGGCCCGCCGAGTGTCGATGTGGGCTTCGTTCACAGTCTCTCGGCTCGCGGGTTCTCCTCTTCGCACGACGGCGGAGCCCAGTTTGTGCTGGCCGATGGCTCGGTTCGGTTTCTCAGCGAGAATCTCGATCAGAACACGTACCTGAATCTGCTTCAGATGCAGGACAACAACACGATCGGTGAGTTCTAG
- a CDS encoding NAD(P)/FAD-dependent oxidoreductase encodes MSSLRVAVVGAGLSGLVCARDLRQAGHEVQIFDKGRGVSGRMSTRRVIEPELQFDHGAQYFTARDAEFRQQVDDWIARGVVAIWEGPFGTLTRGEIGPAPTKDPRYVGTPGMNAICRALADGLVVKCSSRVTQLDRQNGKWSVQVEDLAVGTGGAETRAEGFDHVVIAIPPAQAADLLPKQTSLQDIVREATMAPCIGVMVAFQSQVDLDLNGVFVQDSLIRWMARDSSRPGRNSGTERWILHATPEWSREHIDETPDQIIPTMLHAFAEAVGKDVPGTIYEAAHRWLYAIPENPFSRGALNDEQLKLTICGDWCHDARVEGAFLSGRAAARAILS; translated from the coding sequence ATGAGTTCACTGAGAGTGGCGGTTGTCGGAGCGGGCCTTTCGGGTCTTGTGTGTGCCCGGGATCTGCGGCAGGCCGGGCATGAGGTTCAGATTTTCGATAAGGGACGGGGTGTCTCGGGCCGAATGTCGACGCGACGTGTAATCGAGCCGGAATTGCAGTTTGATCATGGGGCTCAATACTTTACGGCTCGCGATGCTGAATTCCGCCAGCAGGTCGACGACTGGATCGCGCGAGGTGTCGTTGCCATTTGGGAAGGGCCGTTCGGGACGTTGACTCGGGGAGAAATAGGACCGGCCCCAACGAAAGATCCCCGATACGTCGGCACCCCGGGGATGAACGCGATCTGCCGGGCGCTTGCGGACGGACTCGTCGTAAAATGCAGCAGCAGAGTGACTCAACTCGACCGGCAGAACGGAAAGTGGTCGGTTCAGGTTGAAGATCTGGCCGTCGGAACGGGCGGGGCGGAAACCAGGGCAGAGGGGTTCGATCATGTCGTGATCGCGATTCCGCCGGCTCAGGCAGCCGATTTGCTGCCGAAGCAGACTTCTCTACAGGATATTGTTCGTGAAGCCACGATGGCACCCTGTATCGGAGTGATGGTGGCGTTTCAGTCCCAGGTCGATCTCGATCTGAACGGCGTGTTTGTTCAGGACAGCCTGATCCGCTGGATGGCCCGCGACAGTTCCCGGCCCGGACGAAACAGTGGAACAGAACGCTGGATTCTGCATGCCACACCGGAATGGTCGCGGGAACACATCGACGAAACACCCGACCAGATCATTCCGACGATGCTGCATGCCTTTGCGGAAGCGGTGGGGAAAGATGTCCCCGGCACGATCTATGAGGCGGCTCATCGCTGGCTGTACGCGATTCCGGAGAATCCGTTCTCTCGCGGGGCTTTGAACGACGAGCAGTTGAAGTTGACGATCTGCGGCGACTGGTGCCATGATGCCCGAGTGGAAGGAGCCTTCCTGAGTGGCCGGGCCGCTGCTCGAGCGATTCTCTCGTAG
- a CDS encoding ArnT family glycosyltransferase: MSAACPVLAVHPISRRELLFVVGITLLGAVLRLWDLSAIAVEHFDEGVYASNLWFTAEEGYRYPDRHLYAPPLLPTLIEWSLLIFGTASWVPALPSLGAGVCTIPLIWWMGRKLAGPTGGLAAAMLLAANDVHILYSRTALTEAMLCFCMLLSVSLAHCTFLELKSPPVFSKRSISLAMLSGLMAGLAWLTKYNGWLSLAIIYSGSLAWAVFGRFSLAQWTWLIAHYALIGGVAAAVWLPYVFSLDEFGGYAAVAANHRQYFGGLAEWGPALARQISNQWQLSGWTTLVGVVGVGVLIGSRLMLHLDSLQFRWSRSGAWMAASWVIGLSVAIPLYHPYPRLVVPWWVGVLLVLGAVSAWLQIRVEHYGKALPARAASIALLVLGVVAFAGPVLKSPAWERRKELQIVAEDFVAITASRARDAGLPENEVIFYVYGEPAIFYHISLFDRLAGPIGHLDFAKPETRLSNAPTYLVVGPHAEESQLFTEQWEALGSWFEPVHAAKVRPSRLVQLNNVEPEVGESLDEYALYQLKPAR, translated from the coding sequence TTGTCTGCGGCCTGTCCTGTTCTCGCTGTTCATCCCATCTCGCGACGCGAACTGCTGTTCGTCGTGGGGATCACGCTGCTCGGAGCCGTTCTGCGGTTATGGGATCTGTCGGCGATTGCGGTCGAACATTTCGATGAAGGAGTGTACGCCTCGAACCTCTGGTTCACGGCTGAGGAAGGTTACCGCTATCCGGACCGACATCTTTATGCGCCGCCGCTCTTGCCGACGCTGATCGAATGGTCGCTCCTGATCTTCGGTACGGCGAGCTGGGTTCCTGCCCTGCCATCGCTGGGGGCGGGTGTCTGCACGATCCCGTTGATCTGGTGGATGGGACGAAAGTTGGCCGGGCCGACAGGCGGACTTGCCGCTGCCATGCTGCTGGCCGCGAACGACGTTCATATCCTGTATTCTCGCACGGCTCTTACCGAGGCGATGCTCTGTTTCTGCATGTTGCTGTCAGTTTCGTTGGCGCATTGCACCTTTCTGGAACTGAAAAGCCCGCCCGTTTTCTCGAAACGTTCGATCAGTCTGGCGATGCTCAGTGGCCTGATGGCCGGGCTGGCCTGGCTGACGAAGTACAACGGTTGGCTGTCGCTGGCGATCATCTACTCGGGCAGTCTTGCGTGGGCGGTTTTCGGCCGGTTTTCCCTCGCGCAATGGACATGGCTGATCGCTCATTATGCCTTGATTGGAGGCGTCGCCGCGGCGGTGTGGCTGCCCTATGTGTTCTCGCTCGACGAGTTTGGTGGTTATGCAGCGGTGGCCGCGAACCATCGGCAATATTTCGGCGGTCTGGCGGAATGGGGACCTGCTTTGGCCCGGCAGATTTCCAATCAGTGGCAGCTGAGCGGCTGGACGACGCTGGTTGGCGTCGTCGGAGTGGGTGTTCTCATCGGCAGTCGGCTGATGCTGCATCTCGATTCCCTGCAGTTTCGCTGGTCCCGAAGTGGCGCCTGGATGGCGGCCAGCTGGGTGATCGGGCTTTCGGTCGCGATTCCACTCTATCATCCCTACCCCCGGCTCGTGGTTCCGTGGTGGGTGGGGGTGTTGCTGGTGCTTGGTGCGGTGTCTGCCTGGCTGCAGATTCGCGTGGAGCATTACGGGAAGGCACTCCCGGCTCGCGCCGCGTCAATCGCTCTGCTCGTTCTGGGTGTCGTGGCGTTTGCGGGGCCGGTTCTGAAATCGCCCGCCTGGGAGCGGCGAAAAGAATTGCAGATTGTCGCGGAAGATTTCGTGGCGATCACCGCTTCGCGAGCCCGGGACGCCGGATTGCCGGAGAATGAAGTCATCTTCTATGTCTACGGCGAGCCGGCGATCTTCTACCACATTTCGTTGTTTGACCGACTGGCCGGGCCGATCGGGCATCTCGACTTCGCGAAGCCGGAAACTCGACTGAGCAATGCCCCCACGTATCTGGTTGTCGGTCCGCACGCGGAGGAGTCCCAACTGTTCACGGAGCAGTGGGAAGCTCTCGGCTCCTGGTTCGAACCGGTCCACGCTGCGAAGGTTCGTCCCAGTCGCCTCGTCCAATTAAATAACGTCGAGCCTGAAGTGGGTGAATCCCTTGATGAATACGCGCTCTATCAGCTGAAGCCGGCCCGATAG
- a CDS encoding glycosyltransferase family 2 protein — MLSIIVPVFNEEESLAELRRQIETSCSKNQIDYEIIFVDDGSSDQSWAIIAGLARDDERISGIRFRRNFGKAAALTAGMDAARGEWIMMMDADLQDDPEEIPQFLAKSAEGYQVVNGWKQRRLDPWHKVYPSRVFNWMIGRLTGLKLHDHNCGLKLFHSDVAREIHIYGELHRFIPVLAAARGFRVTEIPVNHRPREFGYSKYGIIRFLRGFLDLLTVVFLIAYGQRPQHMLGAIGLFFFAVGIAGFSYLSLLWIGMNVFHLLPEQPIGTRPLLAYSTAATILGAQAMSLGLLAELIVANTVQNRATFSIRETVKHE, encoded by the coding sequence GTGCTGTCGATTATCGTTCCCGTCTTCAATGAAGAAGAATCTCTGGCCGAACTTCGCCGCCAGATCGAGACCTCGTGCAGCAAGAATCAGATCGACTACGAAATCATTTTCGTCGACGACGGCTCCAGCGATCAGTCCTGGGCGATCATCGCCGGGCTCGCTCGAGATGATGAACGCATTTCCGGGATTCGCTTTCGTCGCAACTTCGGCAAAGCGGCCGCTCTGACGGCTGGCATGGATGCGGCTCGCGGCGAGTGGATCATGATGATGGACGCCGACCTGCAGGACGATCCGGAAGAGATCCCGCAGTTCCTCGCTAAGTCCGCAGAGGGCTACCAGGTCGTGAACGGCTGGAAACAGCGACGGCTCGACCCCTGGCACAAAGTCTACCCGAGTCGAGTCTTCAACTGGATGATCGGCCGTCTGACCGGACTCAAGCTCCACGACCACAACTGTGGACTGAAGCTGTTCCATTCCGATGTCGCCCGCGAGATTCACATCTACGGCGAACTGCATCGGTTTATTCCGGTCCTCGCCGCCGCCCGGGGATTCCGCGTGACGGAGATTCCGGTTAACCATCGCCCCCGCGAGTTCGGATACTCCAAGTACGGCATCATCCGTTTTCTTCGCGGCTTCCTCGATCTGCTGACCGTCGTCTTTCTGATCGCCTACGGTCAACGGCCGCAGCACATGCTGGGCGCGATCGGACTGTTCTTCTTTGCCGTGGGCATCGCCGGCTTCTCGTATCTGAGCCTGCTCTGGATCGGCATGAATGTCTTCCATCTGCTGCCGGAACAGCCGATCGGAACTCGCCCGCTGTTAGCGTACTCCACGGCTGCGACGATCCTCGGCGCACAGGCGATGTCACTCGGACTGCTCGCCGAACTGATCGTCGCAAACACGGTGCAGAACAGGGCCACGTTCAGCATCCGTGAAACCGTGAAGCACGAGTAA